The Psychrobacillus sp. FSL K6-2836 nucleotide sequence CTGTGTAAATCCAGTGGGAGCAGCAGCATCTATTAAGACTAGTTTTGATACTCCGTAAGCATTATAACGAGCAGTATAGCGTATAGCGATTGCTCCCCCGGTGGAGTGACCAATTAGTGTGAAATTGCTAAGTTGGAGTGCTTTAACTACGGAATGGATATCATCTGCTAGTCTGTCATAATTATAGCCACTCATAGGTTTATCTGACTTTCCAAATCCTCTCCAGTCAATACCAATGCAGCGATATCCCATGGATGGCAGTATATCAAACTGATATTCAAATTGTTCATGACTTAATGGCCAACCATGTAAAAACACAATTGTCTTGCTTGCGCTTGGGTTAATGTCTTCAACATATAAATTTACACCGTGCTCTACGTTTACAAAATATCCCACATTGATTCCTCCATAAAAAAAGTATTACAGGTATAAGATACTCAAAACTCAACATATGGGTGAATACCTATTGCGGAAGAGCAAGTTCTGAATCACAAGTTCTAGTCCACAAATCGCAAAGTACAGTCCTTTAATCGCAAGTTCCACAGCAACAATCGCAAGCTACAGTCTTAAAATCACAAGTCCACTGTCTCACTCCACAAATACAATAGAAAAATTACAGGCATAGCTTAATCTACATTGTATTAAAGTAGGATATTTGGTATATTATTAGTAATACAATCTGCGAAGTGACCAAGTAGATGAGAATTGTGAAACAGAAAGTATAGCGTACGCTGAGAGCTATATCACCACTTCTTGTTGAAACCTATCACGGAGATGTTATGCAAACATAACCGATTCGTTTTCGTTACCAAACGTTTAGAGGGCTTAAATTTATTTTGAGCTAAACTAAGGTGGTACCACGTCTATTCAGCACAGAGACGTCCTTTTACGAGGACGATTCTGTGCTTTTTTAATTCGCTTTAGCAGGTAGAGGGACCCTGACTAAATCGAATTAAAGTCTCTGGCAGATGTCACAGATTTTAAAAAGGAGTGGAAAGGATGTTAGCCTAAATACGTAGCATCCATGCGACAACGGCCAACTAACCTGCATCACGCAGGCCTATACACAACTTAAAATCTGGACGCAATAACGCCGAGACGTAATTGATTTAAATAGGAGGAATTTAGATGACAAATCAGCAGCAAAATGATTTTACTAAATGGTATATCGATACAATCCAGAAGGCCGATTTAATGGATTACACGCCTGTTCGTGGATGTATTGCATTTAAACCAGATGGCTTTGAAATTTGGGAGCATATTCAAGACGAAATGAACAGACGTTTTAAAGAAACAGGACATCGTAATGCTTATTTCCCAATGCTAATTCCGGAATCTTTCTTCCAAAAAGAAAAGGATCATATTGAAGGTTTCGCTCCAGAGCTACCATGGGTAACAGAAGCAGCTGGTGAAAAGCTAGAAGAACGTTTAGCATTACGTCCAACTTCCGAAACGATGATTGGTCATTTGTACTCAGATTGGATTAAGAGTTATCGTGATCTGCCAGTTCTTATTAACCAATGGGCAAATGTGTTCCGTTGGGAAAAGAAAACTCTACCATTTATCCGTACTTCTGAATTTTTATGGCAGGAAGGGCATACAGCACATGTAGATGAAGAAGAGGCACGTCACGAAACAATGCAGATGCTTAACATCTATAAAGAGGTTGTAGAGGAACTTTTAGCCATCCCTGTATACGATGGTCAAAAAACACCTTCAGAACGTTTTGCAGGTGCTGTAGACACATATTCAATTGAAGCTATGATGAAAGATGGGAAAGCGGTTCAAGCTGGTACTTCTCATTATCTAGGAACAAAATTTGCAGAAGCATTTGATATTAAATATTTGAATAAGGAAAACAAACATCAGCATGTGCACACAACATCATGGGGAACATCTACTCGATTAATCGGTTCTGTTATTATGGTACATGGTGATGAGCAAGGGCTTGTATTACCACCACGTGTTGCTCCAACTCAGGTAGTGCTGATTCCAGTGGGTCCTTGGAAGAAGAACCCAGCAATAATGGAAAAATTAGATGAGCTATATGCAGCATTGAAAGCAAAAGGTATTCGTGTTCGTCTTGATGATTCAGATCAATCTCCTGGTTATAAGTTCAATGAATGGGAGCTAAAAGGTGTACCAGTTCGTATTGAATTAGGACCTCGTGATTTAGAAAACAATCAAGCACTGATCAAAGTACGTGATGAAGCTGAAAAAGTTTCTGTGGAGCTAGCAACGGCTGTTGAATGTATTGAAGGTGCCCTAACTACAATGCAAACACGTTTACTTGAAAAAGCTCGAGCATTCCGTGACGAGAACTCACATACAAATGTGGATTCTTTAGAGCAGTTAAAGCAACATCTTACAGATTCAACTGAAAAAGGAGAGATTCCAGGATGGATTCTTGCAGGATGGTGTGGGGATGACGCTTGTGAAGAGAATGTGAAAAACGAAACGAAATTTACCACTCGCAATATTCCATTCAATCCACCAGCTGAAAAAGCTACATGTATCAACTGTGGTAAAGATTCTAAACATACTGTATGGTTCGGTCGCGCGTACTAATTAAAGATTGATCAAAAAAAATCAACCATTGTTTATAAATGGTTGATTTTTTTGTCTAAACAAAAGAGGATTGTGAATTGTATTACGATCCTCAATATATTTATTTTGATCCAGCTACCCAGTTCATACCCCAGTTATATGCATTATCCATCTCTTTATGCCCTTTATAGTACTCTACTAGACGCTCAATTTTGAATGTCTCATTATTTACATTTTCAATCATTGCAACTGCACACATGATTTGTCCATTTCGATGCTCATCTAGCTTTACTTCGATATCTGGTCCTGCCGAATATTTTAATGTAACAACCCCATCTGCTTCTGCCCAATTAGCAACACCTTTGTAGATGAACGAGTACACGAGAATTCGTTTAATATCGGATACTTTATTTCCATTAATTCTTAGGTTTTCTCCTCCTGATACTGAGCCAGTGCGATCATCCCCATCTAGTTCAATATATGGGGCTTGCTTAAGTGTACCAAAAGCATTTCCTAAAGCTTGCACACAGCCTTTTTCTCCATTATTTAATTCGTATAAGCAGCCTAAATCTAGGTCTACACCTTTTGATTTTCCACCAAGTAAGGAGGAAAGGAACCCAGCAGATTTTGCTTTAACTTGTTGATCCCATTGAAGGTTTACTAAAATTTCTCCAATATTATTATTGTTGCTCTTAGTGAGATTAATAGATTGTCCTTTTTTCTTTAGTTCGATTTTGTTCAAGTTCACCATTAATTAATCACTCCTCTTTTATTCTATTGTATACCATTTAAGGTTATTATATCCAAAATATGAGGTTAAGCTAATATAGCAGGTTCTTTAGATGATAATATTACTGGTTGTTCAATATGAGTTGCTTTGACTCCAAACTTAGGATGAAGAGCTTCTACTTGGTATCCTAGGAGTAACTTGATAGCATAATAAGGAATATTAATATCTGCAAGGCAGCTAATATGCATTCCTCCACTCATTCGAGGGTTAATCTCTAATAGTTTAGGTATATTATCTTTGTATTTTACTTGAATGTTATACACATAAGGAATTTTATATTGTGCAGCCATTTTCTCAGCGATTTCGATTAATTCTTTATTGTATTCAATCTCTCGAATTCGTCCATTACCTTTTTTCCTTGGTATTGCAGTAAGCAAAGTTCCATCTGCTTCGGCTAAGCAATCGATACTATACTCATAGCCATCAAGATATTCTAAAACCATTAAATCAGGAAAATGCTCTTCTGTTTGCAAAATCTTATAAGCTGTTTCATAGGATATCTTTTGGGAGGAAGCAGTACTGAAGATAAATGGAATGGTATCGGCATTATTATCTATAATACGGAATCCACTTGCACCTTCTCCAATGACTGGTTTAATACATAATTTCATATTATCGTTGCTTAGTTCGGCATACGCCTTCTTGAAGCTATCAGCATTGTTTACAACTCGGTAGGTAGGGATAGGTACGATACAATTGCCTTCCGTCTCTCGGATTTCCAAAGAACGATACATCGCCGCTTTATCGTCCATCATAGCCATTAAATCACCATCAGGGCAAACTAGCACCTTCACGCCAATTTCATCAAACTTATCTAGATGCTGGGAAATAAGGACATTCTCTTTTCGCGGTACAAAAATATGTATGTTATTTTGTATACAATAGTCAATACAAAACTGAAGATATTCTTCGCCAGCGATATCTGGTTCAGTACCAGATACATCACAGTAATTAAAATACACAGTATCCGGATTGGGATGAGTTCCGTAAATAACAAATTCCTGTTGATCGGGGTTATTTCGGATCGACTCCATATAATGTGACACAGTGGAAAACCATCTATTAAACCAAATATTAAGCACCATTATTATTCTCCCTTTCATGTATGTGTAAACTAACCAATTAATGTAGTATCAAAATCTCCGCCATGTATTTGGGTGAACATTGCCCCCATAGAAGTAATCAATTTGAGAGCATCTTCCTTATTTATCGAAGGTCGTAGAAATACGACTTGTAGAGCCTCTGTAGTGTTTTCAGTCACAGCAGTTCGAACAGAATCTACAAATGGACTGCCGAATGGTCCTATATCATCCTGAAGAGTAAGTATATTGCGTAATTTATTTTCTCTTCCATTTAGCCCATTATATGTTGTTTCTTCATTGCCAATTGTTAGAGTTATATTACCATGAATATTTGCCACATCATAGATTCCCATTGGAATTTCATATTGTACAGAGAAGAAGTTGTTTAAATCCACAGCAGAATGCATCGGTGTGATATAATTTTGTTTTGCAATCCTTCTGTACATTGCTTCCATTGAAGGGCGGTATCGGTTTGGATCTGCTCCGAACTTTTTCCAAAGAGCTCTCCATTCTTTTATCCCGTCGAAATCAGTTACTGCTTTGTCATCCAATTCAAAGAAAAGTTGTTCTTGAAATAATTGAAGACGTCCTTTAAGCATTTGGGGAGAAGAAGTAACGACAATTTTGGTATAATGGATAATGCCTATTTTATATGAGGGCTCTATTTCAACAATTAAATCATCCAATTTTACTATCATATCAACCATCCTTACACTTATTTTCTATAGTGTAGCATAAGAAAGGAGAACATTTGTGAATATCATTCAGTTTCAACAAAACCTCATAGATTACGCTGCATCCATTGGAATTGATAAAATTGGATTTACTTCTGCTTCTCCATTTCACGAATTAAAAAATCGATTGCTCAGGCAGCAGGAGTTAGGGTATGCTTCCGGATTCGAAGAACCTGATATTGAGAAAAGAGTACATCCTAAAATTTTGCTAGACGAAGCTAGTAGTATCATATCTATCGCAATTGCGTACCCTTCAAAAATGAAGGATGCTCCACAAAGTGTGAAAGGTGCAAGACGAGGGATCTTCGCACGTGCATCATGGGGCATAGATTATCACACCGTTTTACGAGAAAAGTTAGCACTATTGGAATTATATATTTTAACGCATATACCGGAAGCTAAACTTCGTTCCATGGTGGATACGGGAGAACTTTCTGACCGTGCTGTAGCGGAGCGGGCAGGTATAGGATGGAGTGCTAAAAACTGCTCTATTATTACCCCTGAGTTTGGTTCCTATGTCTATCTAGGAGAAATGATTACGTCTATTCCTTTTGCTCCGAGTGAGCAGATGGAAGATCAATGTGGGGATTGTCGGTTATGCCTAGATGTTTGTCCGACAGGAGCATTAATAGAAGGCGGTCAGTTAAATGCACAGCGCTGTATTGCTTTTATTACTCAAACGAAAACAATGGTGGCAGATGAGTTTCGAGCGAAAATAGGCAATCGTATTTATGGCTGTGATACATGTCAAACAGTTTGTCCAAAAAATAAAGGAAAAGCTAATCTTCATAACGAAGCATTTAAGCCAGATCCTGAGTTAGTGAAGCCCTTACTCCTTCCTTTACTTAAAATGACTAATCGTACTTTCAAAGAAACGTATGGTCATATGTCCGGTGCTTGGAGAGGGAAGAATCCGATTCAGCGAAATGCTATAATCGCATTAGCACATTTTAAAGAGCAGGAAGCTGTTCCTACGCTTATAGATTTAATGCAGCATGATGCTAGACCAGTAATAAGAGGTACTGCAGCATGGGCAATAGGTAAGATAAATACAGAAGAAGGCTTACTTGCACTTAAAGAAGCCGAACAAAATGAACAAGTAGAAGAGGTCATAGAAGAGATTCGAAAAGGGCTCGACTACTATACAATAGAGAACTAGGAAGTGGAATAATTGAGTATTAATGTTGTTTTATATCAACCAGAAATACCTGCTAATACAGGGAATATAGCTAGAACATGTGCGGGAACCGGGGTTAAATTACATTTAATCCGACCTTTAGGTTTCTCGACAGATGACAAAATGTTAAAGCGAGCTGGATTAGATTATTGGGAGCATGTTGAAATTACCTATTATGATGGACTAGAGGAGTTTTTTGCAGCACATCCAGCAGCAGAATATTATTTAATCACGAAGTTTGGTGCTAAGCCACATACTACATTTGATTTTAGTGATTCTGAGAAAGATCATTTCTTTATTTTTGGGCGTGAAACAAAAGGATTGCCACGTGAGTTTATCGACGCTCATCCGGACCGTGCTTTACGAATTCCTATGAATGATAATATTCGTTCTCTAAATTTATCAAACACAGCAGCAATATTAGTCTATGAAGCATTACGTCAGCAGAACTATCCAAATTTACACTAGAAAAGCGCAAGTGCCTATGTTTTGGAAGTCAGTCGTTGCGACATCGTGGTGCTCCTGCGCAAAGCTCGTCGTAAAATAAAAAGCATTTCGCAACGACTGACTGACCCACATCCTGTGGGCCTCCGACATCCTGAAACGACTCGAGGGGCGAGGCACTGTAGTTAGACAGATAAAAAAACGGACGATGTCATAAAAGACTCGTCCGTTTTAATAATAGATTATTTTTCAGATGCACCTGGTTTGTCATCATATCCTGCAGTTAAAATTGCAACAAGAAATGAAACACAAACACCTAGAATAAGAATTAAGTTCATATGGAGTGCCTCCTCTATAGTATTCTGCACCTAGTATACCCTAAATTGTTTGAAAAAGAAATAATGCGAAGAAATGAAATTTGACGAAAATCGTTCATTTGAATGTTGCAAGCTTTCGAATATTCTACTAACATTAAGAAAAGGAGTGATTTTTGGAATGAATGAATTCAAAAATGATCCAGAGAACGGCTCAATGGCAACGAATATGGAAGAAGTAAAGCAACTAGGAAAACAGATGGATAGAATGAGGGACAATAATGAGTTGGAAGAAGATAATCGCGTATCCGATCCAGCCCAATCAGAAGTTACTTCTTCCATGAAGAAAAGAGAAAACGACTGATTTATCCTGCATTAACGGACAGGTCAACTAGTACGTCCTGCACGCCGTAAGACACCATACCAGGGCTGACCCAAGTTAAAAAGCAAAAGTGGGAGATAGCCGCTCGTAAAAACCCGACGTAGAACATAGATGAAAAATGCCACTTCGTGTGGCTTTAGCTATGTTCATATGCCGCCGGACGCGGTGTTATTTGCCTGAACTCATTTTTATTTCAATCAGTGGCAACCCCGCTGATTAAAGTTTCACTTTATTTCAGTCGTTTTCCTTATAAGAAAGGATGAAAAAAATGAATATACAATCAATGAAACAATTGGATAACGGAGTAGAGATGCCAAGACTCGGATTAGGTGTTTATAAAATGACAGAATCCGATATCGCTATTCAAGCAATTACAACTGCACTGGATTATGGATATCGTCATATTGATACGGCGAGTTTTTATGCCAACGAAAAAGAGGTTGGAGAGGCTGTTCGAGCATCAAATATTCCACGCAAAGACATATTTGTTACAACAAAAGTGTGGAATACAGATCAAGGCTACGATCAAACACTGAGAGCATTCGAAAAATCTTTGCAATTATTAGGAATGGATTACGTAGATTTATATTTAACCCATTGGCCAATTAAAGAAACCTTTGTGGATACATATCGTGCAATAGAACGACTATATGATGAAAAGCTAATTCGTGCAACTGGAGTAGCAAATCATCATGAGCATCATTTAGAGGCGATTGCTGCTAAAGCTAACGTTAAACCAATGGTCAACCAAATTGAATGTCATCCGCGACTCACTCAGTTTGATTTACGTGAGTATTGTGCGGAGCAAGAAATTGCGATAACTTCGTGGTCACCACTTGCAAGAGGTCATTTACTAGAAGAGCCAACACTTCAACGTATTAGTGGAAAATATGGTAAATCAACTGCTCAAACAATTATTAGATGGCATCTGCAACATGATTTAATCGTTATTCCTAAATCTGTTAATCCATCTAGAATTGCGGAGAATATGGATGTATATGATTTTGAGTTGTCATTCGAGGATATGAAAAATATTGATGCACTTAACTTAAATGAGCGTACAGGAAAAGATCCGGATAACTTTAGTTTTGAATAACAAATAATTCTACGGATTTCCGTTTCAGTCGGGCGCTTTCCGTGGGCGAGACCGAGCCTCCTCGGGTAAGTAAACTACTGTTCACAAATTGTCTGAATATGAAACAAAATACAGCCTACGTTCCTATGAATACTCCCTGCGGGGTCTCGACTTTCTCGCTGTTCCCACTGGAGTCGCCGACTTTCCTTTCAATTAAAAATGAGCAGTATTTAACTATTAATTAGAATTGAAATTTTCTATTAAACACGATGCCGATGCAAGGTCATATATAGATCCTATCTTCAGACCAGCTCACCCATAAGGGCTAAACTAGTGTAATAGAAATCAACAATATGATATAACTCTTCTAATAAAATTAAAATTAAACTAACACGATAGTACTTTTTCACTTAAAAAGTAATATCGTGTATTTTTTTGTGGATTGGAAAATATTACTCAATAATGAAACCTATTACATATTTTAACGTATTAGTAATATAGTTTAATAAATATTAGATGAGGTTCATTGATGAGTATATTTTTTGAAAATACGAACAAGAAAAAAAGTAGTACACCATTCATAATACTAAAGCTGGTATTGATAGTCTTGATGATTACTATGCTAATAATGGCCATTTTAAACGGTATCGATATTTTCTATGTGAAGTTAGTGTTCGTGTTTGTAGGAATTAATTCATTTGTAGAAGGAATAGAAAGCTATCTTCAAAAAGCAAGTAAGAAGATCATAAGAAGAGAAATAGGATTAGGGGTTTTGTATATTTTATTTGCTATTATTCTTCAGTAAATAACGATAGGGGAAACGTAAATGCGAAATTTTATGGGAACAGGGAATTGGGTAGGAATATTTTCTATGGTATTTATAATATTATGCTTTTACTTTACACTTACTTTTTTTCAATACTTAAAGCAAGGTGATGCTAGATTAACTAGACAATCTAAATTCGGAGCAGTAATTTGCCTAGGAGTTGGCTTGCTAATCCCTGCATTGTACAATCTTTATATTTTTAACGAGATGATAAAATAAAGGATTAAGCGGTGATAAATATGGAACAGTGGAAAATGTTAAAATCTGAGTATGTGCATAAAAGTCCATACGGAAATATTAGAAAAGATACATGCGAGCTCCCTAATGGGATTGTTATCGATGATTATTATGTAAATGAATATTCCGATTGGGTGAATGCGATTGTCCTTACAAAGGAAAAACAAATGCTACTTGTCGAACAATATAGACATGCTGGAAATGATATTTACTTAGAAATTCCAGCTGGGAAAAAAGAAAAAAATGAGACGGATGAAGAAGGTATTATAAGAGAAATTAGAGAAGAAACTGGCTTTGTTTCATATAAAAAACCTATTTTGTTAGGTGAATTTATGATAAATCCTGCCACACAAAATAACAAAATAAAAACCTATCTTATAGTAGATGCTTTTAAACAATATGAACAAGATTTAGATGAAACCGAAGAGATAAATATAAGGCTAATTGATTTTGAGTTATTCAGTTCTTTGTTAAAAAGGAATGAGATTAAAACGCAGCTATTTACTGCTAGTGCTTATTATATGGCAAGAAATTTTCTAATTGAAAACTAATATAAATGTACCCATGAGGATCAAAATACTAAATTATAAAGGAGGAAAAATTATCTCTTATGCTAATTACATTATAGTGGTTATATGCTTGATTGTGAGTTGGATTTCAGCAACTATTTATAGAAATAAGGAAAAAGTCGATAAAGGATTTGTATTTGCTTACTATAAGTTAAGCTATAGGAGAAAATTGATTCGAATATTGTGGTCAGTTCCTCTTGTTATTCTTTGTCTTATCATTATTTATAAATTAGCTGACTGGTCACAAATTGAATTTATTCTTTTCTCAGGAATTTTGATAATAGGAATAGTTATGCAATTTTGCTATGTCTTTGCTAAATGGAAAAAATATGAACGACATTCATTAAAGGTGGAATTATGATGGACGATCGTTTTGAAGTTAGTTTTCGCAATCCAATTGTTCGCTTGTGGTTTTATGTGATGTTGCCGATTACTATTGTTTCTATTATCTTGTTTATAACTCTCCCAACTGAATATCATCTAGCTGTAAGAACGGCTGGTACTCTTATATTGGCAATTTTTACAATATGTGCTTTTATTTATAGAAGAAAGAGGAAAGATAAGAAGGAGGAAAGGTAGAATGATTATGCCTACGCATATTGTGGCTGTTGGGGGAATTGTTGAAAATTAGAAAGGGGAAATTCTGTTAGTAAAAACGCAGCATGGAGGATGGGTCTATCCTGGTGGTCAAGTGGAGGTTGGAGAAAATCTAATAGATGCGTTAGTTCGAGAAGTTAAAGAAGAAAGCGGAATTGATATAGAAGTAGGCCACTTAATAGGAACCTATTCAAATACAGGAATCTATAAATGGTATGACGAAGTTACAGATGTGCCTACAAAAGTAATGTTCGATTTTGTATGTAAGCCTATTGGTGGAATACTAAGTACCTCAGAGGAAACGTCTGAGAGCTGTTGGGTTAAGAAAGAGAAAGTACTAGAATTCGTTACTGCAGCTGCTGTTAGAGCACGATATGAGGCATATGAAAGCTTTAATGGCAAGGTAAAATATATGGAATATGTAACGAATCCTAAGTTTGAAGTGAAGTTGGATAAAAATATTTAGACTTTAAAAAAAGCAGATGAGAAATGAAAATCTCTCATCTGCTTTTTCGTTTGTGCAACATCCGAAGGTATATTCACAACATTGGCATGTTTATGCACAACTTTTATTGCTTATGAGCAACATTCCGCTATTTATCCGCAACATAGAGACGCTTTAGCGCGAGTTTCGCTAGCCTTTCTAACCTATATTATCGTTTATCTTCCACAACAAGTACTTCACCTGTGATTGGGTGATTAAATTGAACTTTAAAAGCATGAAGCTCATACATTTTCGTAGGTGTTTTTTTAGCACCATATAGCTCATCACCTACGATAGGATGTCCTAGGTGAGCTAAATGAACACGGATTTGATGCGTCCGTCCAGTTTCTAAAATTGCATGTATTTTCGTGAACTGCTCATGTTTCCCAGCAACTTCATAATGTGTAATCGCATTTTGACCAGATGTAGAAACTCTTTTTCGAGTTGGATGGTGGCGGTCGTTTCCAATAGCTGCTCGAATTGTACCATGCTGATTTTTTACTTGTCCTTCTACAATTGCCTCATAGGTGCGGACGATAGTTTTATTTTCCAACATACGATCTAGCATACCTTTAACAAGAGGACTTTTTGCAATGACGACTAAACCCTTTGTGCCTTCATCAATGCGATGTACATGTTCTCCGTAATGATGACCTTTACCATGCAAATAGTTTGTCACGGTGTTCATAAAGGTATGATTTTGACCTTCTTCATTGGGATGCGTCGATACACCACGTGGTTTAGAAGCAATCAATAAATACTCATCTTCATACGCCACATACAAAGGGATTTGATCGGAAAGTAGATAATTCGAGGACTCACCCTCCCATTTAATGACAAGTACATCACCTTTTTTGTTAGGAAGCTTCCATTGTAAAAGTTCTCCACTCGTATTGCTAACAGCTTTTTGCATGCGCAGCTCATGTATTAACTTTTTGCCAAGTTTCCATTTTTCTTGGAAAAGGCTATCTATCGTTAAACCATCTTCTTGTACGGTATATGTTAATGTATGAATCATTTTCCCACTCCTTTAAAAAAAAGGGTCTGTCTACTCGACATGACCCTTTTGGTTATTTTAAAACGACTTCATCAAAGAATCCTTGAATTTGATCATTCGAAATAGCGCCTTCAACTCTTACAACTTCTTTGCCATCTTCAAAATAGATCATTGTTGGTGTTGCTTGGATAAGATAGTCATCCCAGCCTTGTTCATACTCAAGTACATTATATTTGACAATTTCAATGTCATTTTCTTCAGCAAGTGGAGATAAACGTGGTGTCATTTCTTGACAATGAACACATTCTGGGCTGAAGAAATAAGCTGTAACAGGTTCTCCAGTAGCAATCTTTTTTTTCAAATCCTCTGGTAAAATAATGTTCTGATAGTTCGGATCATCAATTAGATCAATGGTAGATTGTCTTAAATCCTTAGTATCGTATGGATTATTAGCTAATGCATCCTTGTTTTTCTGTGAGTTTAAAACAAAGATTAATACAAAGACCGCGATGATAATACCACCGAATATTAGTAGTTTCTTCAAGTTATTTTTCCTCCTTGATGTCCTTCCATACTATAACACTTGTAATTGCGATTAAAATAAATGCAATAAGAGCCAAAAATGGGATTGTGATAAATCCTGCATAGTTTATATATTCCCCTGTACAAGCAACTCTCCCACATGCCGGTGCAGATTCCTGCATAAAAGTCAGCTTTTGAATGCTATAATGATAGGCAGATATACATCCACCGATCACAGAGAATACAAGTGAAGTCACTGCGATTTTCGGATTTTTTTGAACGTATGCAATCCCCAATATTAGTACAAGTGGATACATGAGTATACGCTGATACCAACATAGATCACAAGGTTCGTATCCCCTTATCTCTGAAAAATAAAGGGAACCTAGTGTTGAAGTTAAGGCAACTGTCCACATAAATAATAATAGATTTTCCAGTTTTTTTGTCATAGGAACTCCTTTAAATTACTTTGAACTCAAATTAAAGTATAATGCTTCTTTAATTACATGTAAAATATTTTATCTGAAGTGAAAAGAGCTATATAATGAAGTTACTTAATAAAAGAGGAGCCGATAAAATGACTGAAGAATTTGATTTATCTCCATTTGAACAAAGCATGATTATAAGACAAACGTCTTTTTCCGATATAGAGTCAATTTTAGAAATTCAACGATTATGTTTTCCGGGTATGGACCCGTGGAAATTAGCTCATTTACGTAGTCACTTAACTATTTTCCCAGAAGGGCAGCTAGTTGCTGAGCTGGATGGAAAAGTAATTGGTTCTTGTTCAAGTCTTATTATTAATTTTGATGAGTATGATGACCGCCATTCCTGGTCGGATGTGACAGATGCAGGCTATATTACAAACCATAATCCAGAGGGATATAATTTGTACGGAATTGAAGTCATGGTGCACCCAGAATTCAGAAGAATGAAAGTTGGTCAACGTTTATATGAAGGCAGAAAAGATATTG carries:
- a CDS encoding alpha/beta fold hydrolase, which produces MGYFVNVEHGVNLYVEDINPSASKTIVFLHGWPLSHEQFEYQFDILPSMGYRCIGIDWRGFGKSDKPMSGYNYDRLADDIHSVVKALQLSNFTLIGHSTGGAIAIRYTARYNAYGVSKLVLIDAAAPTGFTQETANKLLTETLNDRPKMMQGVTDTFFFQYISVPFSNWFNGLGLQAAGWSTSAIINTLRDEKLDADLPKITVPTLIVHGVHDKVIPFEQAQILNQSIKNSNLVPFHYSGHGLFWEERVKFNELLMQFVG
- the proS gene encoding proline--tRNA ligase, which gives rise to MTNQQQNDFTKWYIDTIQKADLMDYTPVRGCIAFKPDGFEIWEHIQDEMNRRFKETGHRNAYFPMLIPESFFQKEKDHIEGFAPELPWVTEAAGEKLEERLALRPTSETMIGHLYSDWIKSYRDLPVLINQWANVFRWEKKTLPFIRTSEFLWQEGHTAHVDEEEARHETMQMLNIYKEVVEELLAIPVYDGQKTPSERFAGAVDTYSIEAMMKDGKAVQAGTSHYLGTKFAEAFDIKYLNKENKHQHVHTTSWGTSTRLIGSVIMVHGDEQGLVLPPRVAPTQVVLIPVGPWKKNPAIMEKLDELYAALKAKGIRVRLDDSDQSPGYKFNEWELKGVPVRIELGPRDLENNQALIKVRDEAEKVSVELATAVECIEGALTTMQTRLLEKARAFRDENSHTNVDSLEQLKQHLTDSTEKGEIPGWILAGWCGDDACEENVKNETKFTTRNIPFNPPAEKATCINCGKDSKHTVWFGRAY
- a CDS encoding ATP-grasp domain-containing protein, whose protein sequence is MVLNIWFNRWFSTVSHYMESIRNNPDQQEFVIYGTHPNPDTVYFNYCDVSGTEPDIAGEEYLQFCIDYCIQNNIHIFVPRKENVLISQHLDKFDEIGVKVLVCPDGDLMAMMDDKAAMYRSLEIRETEGNCIVPIPTYRVVNNADSFKKAYAELSNDNMKLCIKPVIGEGASGFRIIDNNADTIPFIFSTASSQKISYETAYKILQTEEHFPDLMVLEYLDGYEYSIDCLAEADGTLLTAIPRKKGNGRIREIEYNKELIEIAEKMAAQYKIPYVYNIQVKYKDNIPKLLEINPRMSGGMHISCLADINIPYYAIKLLLGYQVEALHPKFGVKATHIEQPVILSSKEPAILA
- a CDS encoding B3/B4 domain-containing protein; this encodes MIVKLDDLIVEIEPSYKIGIIHYTKIVVTSSPQMLKGRLQLFQEQLFFELDDKAVTDFDGIKEWRALWKKFGADPNRYRPSMEAMYRRIAKQNYITPMHSAVDLNNFFSVQYEIPMGIYDVANIHGNITLTIGNEETTYNGLNGRENKLRNILTLQDDIGPFGSPFVDSVRTAVTENTTEALQVVFLRPSINKEDALKLITSMGAMFTQIHGGDFDTTLIG
- the queG gene encoding tRNA epoxyqueuosine(34) reductase QueG; the encoded protein is MNIIQFQQNLIDYAASIGIDKIGFTSASPFHELKNRLLRQQELGYASGFEEPDIEKRVHPKILLDEASSIISIAIAYPSKMKDAPQSVKGARRGIFARASWGIDYHTVLREKLALLELYILTHIPEAKLRSMVDTGELSDRAVAERAGIGWSAKNCSIITPEFGSYVYLGEMITSIPFAPSEQMEDQCGDCRLCLDVCPTGALIEGGQLNAQRCIAFITQTKTMVADEFRAKIGNRIYGCDTCQTVCPKNKGKANLHNEAFKPDPELVKPLLLPLLKMTNRTFKETYGHMSGAWRGKNPIQRNAIIALAHFKEQEAVPTLIDLMQHDARPVIRGTAAWAIGKINTEEGLLALKEAEQNEQVEEVIEEIRKGLDYYTIEN
- the trmL gene encoding tRNA (uridine(34)/cytosine(34)/5-carboxymethylaminomethyluridine(34)-2'-O)-methyltransferase TrmL, with the translated sequence MSINVVLYQPEIPANTGNIARTCAGTGVKLHLIRPLGFSTDDKMLKRAGLDYWEHVEITYYDGLEEFFAAHPAAEYYLITKFGAKPHTTFDFSDSEKDHFFIFGRETKGLPREFIDAHPDRALRIPMNDNIRSLNLSNTAAILVYEALRQQNYPNLH